The genome window GGCCTGCTGATGAAGGAGAGCGTCAAGGAATTCTACGGCGCGACCGCACAGCCCTTTCCGCCGATCTTTCCGCAAGACGTGTTCCAGTTCCTGGGAGCAAACATCTCGGTGCAGGATCTGTGCAACCTTGCCGTTTCCATGCTGGCCATCGGGGGCTTGCAGCTGTTTCTCGGTCGCACCCGCACCGGGCGCTGCATGCAGGCGACGGCGCAGAACCCCGGCGTGGCAGAAATTCTCGGCGTCAACGTGAAGCGGATGGTGATGTATACCTTCCTCATCAACGCCGCCCTCGCGACCATCGCCTCGGTGCTGATCTCGCCGATCTACCTCGCCAAGTTCTCCAACGGTGAAACCCTCGGCCTCGTCGCCTTCATCGCGGCCATCGTCGGCGGCTTCAACCAGATCCGCGGCGCCCTCGTCGGCGGTCTTCTGATCGGCGTGATCGACAACATCTCGGCGCTCTACATCTCCGCGCAGTACCGATCGGCCATGCCGATGCTACTGCTCATCGCCATCATCATGCTGCGCCCGCAGGGCCTGCTGGGCACCTCGGAGGGCCGCACGGTATGACCCCGCTCAAGATCATCCTCGGACTCGCCGCCCTTGCCGCGCTCTGCGTCGCGCCGCTGGGCCAGGGCAATTACATCATCTACGTGCTCACCTCCTGGCTGGTGTTCTCGATCACCGCGATGGGGCTCAACCTTACCCTCGGCTATGCCGGGCAGGTCAGCCTCGCGCAGGCGGCCTTCATGGGGATCGGTGCCTATATCACCGCGCTGATGACGCTGGCGGGCATCCCCTGGATCCTTGCCGCCCTCGCCTCGATCCTCGGCGCCTTTGCCGTGGGGCTCGCGCTGGGCTACCCGGCGCTGCGCGTGCAACACCATTTCCTTGCCTTCGTCACGCTGGCCTTCAACACGCTGCTCTTTCTGGTCCTGCGCAACGAGGAATGGCTAACCGGCGGTTCCTTCGGCCTTTACGGAATGCCCCGGCCCACCGTCTTTGGCATCTCGACGGGGAAGAACCTCGAGTTCTACTACTTCACTCTGGTCTGCTTCCTCGGCGCGCTTGCGGTGATGTGGTGGATCCTGCGCTCCCCCTGGGGGCGGGCCTTCACGGCGCTGCGCGAAAACCCGATCCGGGCCGAGAGCCTCGGGCTGAAGATCCGGCGGCAGACACTGCTCGCCTTCGCCATCGGCTCGGCCTTCGGCGGCTTCGCGGGCGCCCTGCAAACGCCGTTGGTGCAGTTTATCGAGCCGGCCAGCTTCAGCCTGATCCACTCGCTCAAGATCCTGCTCATCGTGGTGGTCGGCGGCTCGGGCTACTTCTATGGACCGATGCTGGGCGCGGCGGTGGTGATCCTGCTGCCCGAGGTGCTGCGCTTCACCGAAGGCTATTACCTCATCATCTACTCGGCCCTCGTGATCGTGCTGATGGTGTTCTCGCCTGACGGGCTTATCGGCGCGGGCAAGAAGATCTGGGGGCGGTTCCGGCCCAAGCAAGAGGACCGGCGCGACATGGAGAAGGGATTTCAGCTATGAACGCTCCTGCAAGGCAAACCACGGGCGCTCCTGTCCTGTCGGTGCACAACATCTCCAAGCAGTTCGGCGGCATCCGCGCCGTCAACAACGTCAGCTTCGATGTGCACAAGGGTGAGATCCTCGGGCTGATCGGGCCCAACGGCTCCGGCAAGTCGACCCTGTTCAACTGCATCCTCGGCCAGCTCCGGCCGACCGAGGGGCATTGCGAGATCAACGGCAACCCAACCGCCCGTGTCCGCCCCGCCGACCTGTCGCTGATGGGGGTCGGTCGGACGTTCCAGCAGCTGTCGGTCTTTCCCAAGATGACGGTGCTCGACAACGTCATTCTTGCCGGACAGGAGCACGAGGGTGGAATGTTCTCGCGCCTCTTCGGGCCGGGTGATGCGGGGCTGACGGACAAGGCGCGCCAACTGGTCGAGTTCTTCCGGCTCAGCCCCTACATCGACACCCCGGCAGGTGATTTGTCCTATGGGCAGCAAAAGCTGGTCGATGCCGCGATGGCCTTCATGGCCGGGCCCGACATCGTGCTGCTCGACGAACCGGCCGGCGGGGTGAACCTGACGATGCTCCAGCACCTCAAGGAGCGGCTCGTCACCTACAACCGCGATCACGGCACCACTTTCGTGGTCATCGAACACAACATGGAATTCGTCATGTCGCTTTGCACCCGGATCATCGTGCTGGCGCAGGGCGAGATCATCGCCGAGGGGAGCCCGGAGGAGATCCGGTCGAACCAGATGGTGATCGACGCCTACCTGGGAGGTTGAGAGATGCTCGAACTCAAGGACGTGACTGGCGGCTATGGCCGCATCACCATTCTGAACAAGACCAGCTTCAAGGTGCCCGAGGCCTCTATTACAACGATCATCGGGCCCAATGGCGCGGGCAAGTCCACCGTGTTCAAGGCGATCTTCGGGCTGCTGAGCATCCATTCCGGGCAGATCCTGCTGGAAGGCGAGGATGTCACCCGCCTAAGCCCCTCGAAGATGATCGCCCGTGGCGTGACTTACGTGCCCCAGGGCCGCAACGTGGTGCCGCAACTGTCGGTGTTTCACAATCTGGAGCTTGGCGGCATCACCGCGAAGGATCAGGGCAAGGTGCGGACCCGGATCGAAGAGGTGATGGACCAGTTCCCGATGCTGCGCGAGTTTCGCGACCGCAAGGCCATCGAGCTGTCCGGCGGACAGCAGAAGCAGCTCGAGATCGCCCGGGCCCTGCTGCTGGAACCTCGGGTGATGCTGATCGACGAGCCGTCCATCGGCCTCTCGCCGAACCTGGTGCAGGAGGTGTTCGAAACCCTGATCCGCCTGCGCGACTCTGGTGTGACGATCCTGATGGTGGAACAGAACGCCAAGGCCGCGCTGGCGATGTCGGATATGGGGTTGGTGCTGGAGCTTGGCCAGACCCGCATGTTCGACAAGGCCGACAAGCTGCTGGCCGATCCCCGCGTCGGACAGCTCTTCCTCGGCGGGCACATCGAAGAAACCGCCTAGGCGGAGCAGACGAGACGGCAAAAAGGCCGCGCGGTTATCGCCGCGCGGCCTTTGGCCTGTGCCGTGTTGCGGCGGTCATCCGTAGCCGGGGCGGGGCACCAGCCCCATCAGCACCTGCGACAGCCCGCCATCCACAACAATTTCCTGACCCGTAACGTAACTGGACCGTTCAGATGCGAGGTAGAGTGCAGCATCGGCCATATCTTCCGGCGTTGCGATGCGCCGAAGAGGAACGATGGCTTCGCGCCGGGCCTTCACCTCGGGGTCGGCGTAGAAGCCTGCCGACATGGGCGTTTCTACCAGCCCGGGGCTGACGCAGTTGGAGCGCACCCCCTGCGGCCCCCACTCGGCGGCAAGCTGGCGCGACATCATCGTGATGCCTGCCTTCGAGGCCGAATAGGCCCCCGATGCGGGCTGCGGCTGGCTGGCCGAGATGCTGGCGATATGCACCAGCGCGCCATGGCCCCGCGAGAGCATGCCGCGCCCGAAAGCCTGCGAGGCCACGAGGTAGCCCGTGAGATTGACCGAGAGCATGGCGCTCCAGTCCGCCGGATCGATTGTCTCCAGCGTTCCGGGCCGCAGGATGGCGGCGCAGTTCACCAGCACATCGGCCCCGCCGCCGGCCTCCACATCCGCGGCCACCTCGGCCACCACCGCCGGATCGGCCAGGTCACAAGCCAGTGCCCGCGCTCCGCTGCCCAGCTCGCTGGCGAGCGCCTCGGAGCGGTCCACGTCACGGTCGAGCAGGATCGGCACCGCCCCTTCGGCGGCAAAGGCCCGGGCGGTGGCCTGTCCGATGCCGCCTCCGGCGCCGGTGATCACCACGGTCTTTCCTTCCAGCGCTAGCCAGCTCATACGCCCGCCTCCATGTCGATACCGGCCAGATGCCGGCCTGTGATCCAGCCAAAGGTCATGGCTGGACCAAGGGTGATGCCCGCTCCCGGATAGTTGCCGCCCATGATGGAGTTGCGGTCGTTGCCCACGGCGTAGAGACCCTCGATCGCCTGGCCTTCGCCATCGAGCACCTTTCCCGCCACGCTCGTCTTCAGCCCGTCGAAGGTGCCCAGGTCTCCCATTTCGAGGCGCACCGCGTAGAACGGCCCGCGATCGAGCGGGGCGACGCAGGGATTGGGCTGGTGATCCGGATCGGCGAGGTAACGGTTGAAGCTGGTTTCGCCGCGGTGGAAGGCCGGGTCTCGCCCCTCCGCCGCGTCGGGGTTGTAGTTGTTCAGCGTCTCCGCCAACCCCACCGGGTCGATACCGCAGGCTCGCGCCAGTTCAGCCGGTGTCTTGCCCGACTTCAGGTAGCCGGTGCGCGTCCAGAGCCAGAGCGGCAGAGGGGCGGGCTTGGCGTGGCCCAGCCCGTAGCGCCGGATCGCGCGCCTGTCGGCAACCAACCAGGCTCCCGCCTCACCGGACGCGGCCATCGCCACGCCGACATCGTGATAGCTCTCGCTCTCGTTGGTAAAGCGGCGCCCGTCGGAGAGCACGGCGATTATGCCGGGCTTGTAGCGGTCGAGCAGGTGCGGAAAGACACCTTTGCCGGGGACCCGGCTCACAGGCATCCAGGCTGCTGGCTGCGGGTATTCCGCCGCAAAGCTGCCGCCCGCCTCCTCCGCCAGCCGGATTCCGTCGCCGGTATTGCCCTCGGGCACGGGCGAGTGATGCGCGCCGCCGCCCTTCAGGTGTGGATAGGCCGCCGCCCGGCGCGCGAGGTCTTGTGCGTAGCCGCCGCAGGCAAGCACCACGCCCCTTTCGGCACGAATGGTCCCGCCCGGCGTCTCGACGCCTGCAACCCGGCCCTCTTCCACCACCAGCCGCTGCGCGGGCGTGCCGGTTTCGATCGGGATTCCGAGGTCGAAGCAGCTCTTGGCTAGCCGCGCGGCCAGGGCATTGCCGCTCGTCACCTGCACCCCGCGCCCGTAGCGCAGCACCTCGCCCGCGTGGGCGGCAAGGCGTTTTGCGACATAGGCAAAGGACTTCAGCGACTTGGTGGCGTTGAAAAAGTGTTTGATGTCGGCGTTGGACGAATTGAACATCATCCCCATGAAGGTGATCGTGCCAAGCGGCGGGCGCAGGCGCTTGAGGTTCTCGCCCAGCGAGCTGGTGTCATAGGGCGCGGCCAGCACCGAGCGGCCCACATCAACGCCGCCCGGCACCGTCGGGTGATAATCGGGGTAGAGCGTGGGCACGAACTTTACGTCCGTCTGGGCCTCGAACCAGTCGAGCATCTCGGGGCCGGCTGCAAGAAAGGCCTCCACCGCGTCGGCGTCATAGAAGTTGCCCGTCTCCTCCTGCATATAGGTCCGGGCCGCCTCGATGGTGTCGTCGGGGTTGCTCGCCTTTCCGTGCCGGTTGCCCGGAATCCACAGCACCCCGCCCGAAAAGGCCGTGGTGCCGCCGTAAACCTCCTCCTTCTCGATCACGATGACCGAAAGACCGTGTTTGCGTGCCGTGATTGCCGTCGCCAGCCCGCCGGCCCCTGAGCCGACCACCAGCACATCGCAATGGCGTGCCTCTTCCATCTGCACTCCTCCCTGTTGTTGCATCCTGTCTAGCGAAGGGGCGGGTGGAGACCGATGGACGGCATCGCGGATTTATTGCACAATTCGTCGCAAACCCGATCATGGAGCGAGAGGATGGAAGCTGCTGCCTCCCGGCACATTCCGCACTATTTTCTTTACGGCGGCGAGGAACCGGACGGGGAGCTCGACCTTCTGCATGTTGAGGCCATCCGCAACCGGAGTGGCCAGAACAATTGGAGTATTCGTCCGCACGCGCACCCTGACCACATGCAGGTTCTGCTGGTCACGCAGGGGGGTGGCGAGATTGTCATGGAGGACCGCAGGTTTCCCATCCCGGCGCAGGCGCTGGTGGTGGTTCCTTCGGGGATTGTCCACCAGATCGAGTTCGATCCCGACACGGATGGCACCGTGACAACGGTTGCCCTTGGGTGCATCGAGAAAATCGTCGCGCAGGCTCCAAACCTGGCCGAGACGCTACAGCCGGCGGTGTTTCCGCTCACAGAGCTCGCAGATCTATCGGCCGACTTTCGGCGCCTGAAGGCCGAGTTCGACGGCGCGGCGCAGGGTCGTCGGGCGGCGCTGGTGGCGCATCTTACCTGCATACTGGTGGCCGTGCAGCGGCTGTCGATCACGCGGGAAGACGCCCGGATTGCGGCCAGTGACCGCAACTACGACTTGGTGACCCGATACCGGGAACTTCTGGAAGCGCATTTCAGGCATGAGAAACGGCTCGATTTCTACGCCGGCGCCCTTGCCATCACCCCGGCCCGGCTGAACGCCGCCTGCAAGGCCCGCGCCGGGTGTACCGCTTCTCAGCTGATGCACGGGCGCATCCTTGTCGAGGCCAAGCGTCAGTTGCTCTATACGAACAGTTCCGTTGCGGTGGTTGCCAGCCTCACAGGGTTCGACGATCCGGCATACTTCAATCGCTTCTTCACGCAGCGGGTCGGGGTGTCGCCCGGGGCCTACCGAAAATCTGTTGAGAGACCGGGAGCGGCCGAACGCCCTACTGCGCCAGTCGGGCCATGAGGTTGCCGTGCAGCGCCGGATTGGCGGCGAGGGTGCCTGCGGTGAGGCGGTCGGGGGTGTTGAAGCGCAGGGGGGTGCCGAGGCGGTCGGTGACGGTGCCGCCTGCCTCCTGCACGATCAAGGTGCCGGCGGCGATGTCCCACTCCCACGTGTCGCGGAACGTGACCATCGCGTCGTAGCGGCCTTCAGCCACCAGCGCGAGGCGGTAGGCCAGCGAGGGGCGGTAGTGGCGGGCGTTGCGAGGCAGGCCGCCCGGCCAGTGATGCGGGGCGAGGTTGGGCTTGGCGGTAACGATCGAAATGTCGTCCGGCCCCGTGGCCTCGGTCACGCGCAGGGGGGTGCCGTTGCGGGTCGCCCCTGTGCCGGTGCCCGCAGCATAGATCATTTTCTTGGCCGGCATCGCCACAACGGCGGCCACGACGCGGCCGGCTTCGGCCACGGCGAGGGAGTGCGCCCAGCTCACTTCGCCTGCGGTGAAGGCACGGGTGCCGTCGATCGGGTCGATGATGAAGCATCGCTCGCATGACAGGCGCGCGGCATCGTCGGCGCTTTCCTCCGACAGCCAGCCGTAGCCGGGGCGCGCGCCCAGGAGGTGCGCGCGAAGCATGGCATCCACTGCGAGGTCGGCTTCCGTAACCGGCCCGGCGCCATCGTCCTTTTCCCACACCCGGTGATCGGCGCGAAAGTAGCGCATGGCGATCTCGCCAGCGCGTTCCGCTGCCTCGATCAGCAGGGTGGTATCGGCTGACGTGCTATGCGCCAGCAAGGGTCAGCCCTTCGACCAGCAGCGAGGGAATGCGGTGCGACTTGTGGTCCTGCGCATCGTTGGCAGGCGTGAGCCGGTGGAGCATGTCGAGAAGGTTGCCCGCGATCGTGCACTCGTGGACGGGGTAGGCGATCTGTCCGTTCTCGACCCAGAAGCCCGAAGCGCCGCGCGAGTAGTCCCCGTTGTTGGGGTTGATGGTGGAGCCGATAAGCGATGTGACGAGCAGGCCGGTGCCCATGTCGCGCAACAGGTCTTCGCGGCTGGCGGTGCCCGGCGTGAGGGTGACGTTGCTGACCGAAGGCGAGGGCGGCGCCGAGGTGCCACGGGCCGCATTGCCCGTGCTCTCAAGTCCGAGCTTGCGGGCCGAGGCGAGGTCGAGCACCCAGCGGGCGAGGTGGCCGTTTTCGATGATGGCAGAGCTACGCGTGGCGAGGCCCTCGGCGTCGAAGGGTTTGGAGCCGGAGATGCGGGCGCGATGGGGCTCCTCCGTCAACGAAAGCCCGGCAGGCAGAATGGCCTCTCCCATCTTGCCGATGAGCCACGACGACCCCCGTGCGATGGCCGCGCCGTTGGCCGCCGAGAGCAGGTGCCCGATCAGCGAGGTCGAGGCGCGTTCGTCGTAGAGAACCGGGAAGCGGCCGGAGGGCGGCCTTTTGGCCCCGGAACGGGCGGCAGCACGAGTGCCGGCCCGCGTGCCAACGTCTTCAGGCGAAGGCAGGTCGGCGGCGTAGATGCGGTGCTCGTAGCAATGGTCGCGGTCCATCGCGGTGCCGGTGCCGGTGATGGCGGAGGCCGAGAGCATGTGGCCGGTGCGGGTGTAGCCGCCGGAAAAACCGTTGGAGGCGGCAAGGTGGATTGCAGTGCGCCCGAAGCCTGCCGAGGTGCCCTCGATCTGGTCTACGCCGGTCACGGCGGCGGCGGCGGCCTCGCAGGCCAGCGCGGCCTCCTGCAGCGCGGCGGCCTCCGGCTCGGAGCCGATGTCTGCCAGATCCAGCGCGGCGATGTCCCAGCTCTCTGCGAGTTGCGCCGGGTCGGCCAGCCCGCAGTGCGGGTCTTCCGGCGCGAGGCGGGCCATGGCGACGGCACGCTCTGCCATCGTGTCCATGGTCTCTTCGCGCAGGTCGGAGCCCGAAACGCAGGCCTGCCGCTTGCCCACCAGCACTCGCAGCCCGATCTCGGTGCCTTCCGAGCGCTCGGCCTGTTCCAGCGCCCCTGCGCGGGTGTCGATGGAGAGCGATGTGGAGGCCACGGCCATGGCGTCGGCGGTATCGGCCCCGGCGCGGCGGGCAGCGGCGAGCAGCGCATGGGTGAGTTTGTCGAGGCTGGGCGTCTGGGTCATTCAAGTCCTTCCGGGCAGCACTGGCTGCCGGACTGAGCTAGCCCCCGGAACCGCGTGGCGCAAGGCCGGAGCGCCGAAAAACCGGGTAGGGCCGGGCATCTGGAGAGGTGTGTACGGGTCATTTTCCGAGGGTGAAGACCACCTCGTATTCGCCCGGATCGACCCGCCCCAGCGCCGTGCTCTGCTGGATCAGTCCGGCTTCGAAGAGCGCCCGCGTTACCCTGCGGGCCGTCTCGGCACTTTCGAATTGCAGGTAATTCGTAACCTTCCGGCCATCGGTGCTGCGGAGGATGCTGGAAGAGACCCAGCCTTCCATGTCGGAGGCAGCACGAGCGGTGTCGGCCAGGCTTTCGATGAGCCGGTCCTGTCGGGTGGCATCGGTGAGGAAGACGTTGATCTGGGTGATGGTGCCATCGTTCGCAGTGATGACGGGCATTGGAGATTCTCCTGTCGGGCTGAGGACAGGGTATCGCCTAGGTTGTGCGAGGTAAGCTGTAGAAGTGCGCTGAAGCGGCAACGGCGCGCGAGTGCCGGGAAAAACGGCAGTGCAGTGCGGGCTTGCGCAGGAGGGGGGCGGCGCACGGCTCACGGGTCTGCCAATCGAGGACTTTGAGCGAGGCGGCGTGACTGGCGGTGCGCTGCTCCCGCCGGACCTGGCGGGAGCAGCGAAGTTCGAATGCTCTTATTGCAGCGGGATCGGAATGCCGTTGGCCGAAACCGTGCCGTCGGGCGACACGCCGATCTCGGTCGTCAGCACATCGGGGCCGTCGCCGGGGCGGAAGAACATTCCCGACATCATCTTGACCCCATTGGCCTGATCGGCGGGCACGAAGCCCATCTTCACGAGGTTATCCAGCAGGCCGTTGGCGCCGGAGAGCTTGGCCGTCAGCGAGCCATCGGGCGCAGGCATGCCGCCAAAGGTCATCAGGTCGGTGTTGTCGAAGGTGAAGGTGCCGTTTGCCGTCAGCTCGGCACCACCGGCCTTCAGCAGCACGTCGGAGATGTTCAGCGAGTGCACCTCGCCCGGCATGCCCTGCGGGTTTGCCATGGCCTCTGCATCCAGAATGTCGATGAGCCACTTGCCGGTGCCCGCGAGATTGAAGGTGAGCGTGGCCGGATCGCGCGGCAGCACGGTGCCCGGGTCGAACATGTTCCAGATGCCATCGGCGATGGTGATATCCTTCAGGCCGACTGCCAGCATGTAGGGCTTGGGAGCATCCGACTGGGCGAGCGGCATGATGACGTTGAAGGAGGTTTCTCCCATGCCCAGGGTGACTTCGGGGAGCGGGATTTCGCTGCCCGACATGGTCATGTCGAAGCCGGTGTAGTTGACCGCGTAGAGCACCTGCTCGGCGTTCAGCGTGACAGTGCCGGTGCCACCGTCCATATCGCCGGAAATGGCAAAGCTCTCGCCGTCCTCGGTGCCTTCCATTGCAAAGGTCGTGGCGCCGACCGAGGTGCTGCCCTGCATCGAAGCCCCCGCCTTGAGCATTTCAGGCAGTTTCTCCGGGTCCATGAACATCATCTGGCCCTGGCCCGTAGAGGTGGTGACGAGGTCGGCCATGGTGACCGAGCCCTTGCCCTGCCCGGTCCCCTCGGGGTCGCGGCCGTCGAAGTCGATCTGCAGCCCCTCGGCGGTGAACTGCGACGAAAGCGCCTCACCGGCCTTGGTGTAGGTGCCTGCCGACCCGCTCACGGTGCCGGTGAAGGAGAAGGGGATGGTTTCGCCATCAACCATCATGTCGGCCATGGCAAACACCATGGACGGCGCGGAATAGGTGAAGGCAACGCCTCCATCTGCATCGGCGGCAGACATGTCGAGCCCGTCGAGCTGGAAGTTGATCGTCAGCTCGACCTTCTCGCCGTACTCGGGGGCCACCGTCATCATCATGTCGAAGGCGGAGGGCATTGCGATGGCCACGGTGCCATCGCCGTTCTCGGTGAAGGTCACATCGCCGATGGAGCCGTTGAGTGACATCTCCTCGACCTCCATGGCCACGGCAACGCCGCTGGCGGTGAGCACACCGCCCGACTGGGAGGTGTTGGCGGCGGTGACGTTCTCGCCATAGGTGGCGGCGATATCGACCCAGGCTTCCCACGCCTCTTCGGCGGTGAGCGCCCATGCGGCGGGGCTGGCGACGCAAAGCGCGGTCGCGGCAGCGGAGAGGCGGAGGAATGATTTCATCGGAGAATGTCCTTTCGGGCGCAAAATGAAGTGGCGTCATCCTCCCGTGCGGTGCAGGCCGGGTCAAGGGCCGGGATGGTGGACGAAACCCACCATTGCGTTATCTCTGGGGCGCATCAGACGCGGAGGGCGAGGGATGGAGATGAATGGCAAGGTGGTGATGATTACCGGCGCGAGTCGGGGGATCGGGGCCGAGACGGCGCGGATCTTTGCCGGCGCGGGCGCGAAAGTGGCGCTGCTGGCCCGGGGCGAGGATGCCGTGGCAGAGCTGGCGGGCGAGCTGGGGCCCGAGGTGGCCTTGGCGATTCCCTGCGATGTGAGCCGCTACTGGGAGGTCGAGGCTGCGGTTGCCGCATGCGTCGAGGCTTTCGGCAGGCTCGATGTGCTGGTGAACAACGCCGGGATGCTGGAGCCGATCACCCACCTGGCCGAGGCAGACCCCGAGGCCTGGGGGCAGGTGATCGACGTGAACCTCAAGGGCGTGTTCAACGGGATGCGCGCCGCGCTGCCGGTGATGCTGGCGCAGGGCGGTGGCACTATTCTGACTGTCGGTTCCGGTGCCGCCCATGGCCCGGTGGAGGCGTGGTCGGCCTACTGCTCTTCCAAGGCAGGGGCGCTGATGCTGACCCGGATGGTCGACAAGGAGAACGCGGAGCGCGGCATTCGGGCCCTCTCGCTCTCGCCCGGCACGGTGGCAACGCAGATGCAGCGTGACATCAAGGCCAGCGGCATCAACCCGGTGAGCCAGCTCGACTGGTCGGACCATATCGCCCCGGACTGGCCCGCCAAGGCGTTGCTGTGGATGTGCTCGCCCGAGGCGGATGAATTTCGCGGCGCTGAGGTTTCGCTGCGTGACGAGGAGATCCGGCGCCGGGTCGGGCTGATATGATCCGCGTTGCCGATGAGGGCGGGCTGCGCACCGTCACCATCGACCGCCCGGAAAAGGCCAACTCGCTGACGGGCGACATGCTGGAGGCGCTGGTCGAGGCGGTGACGGAGTTTGACGGCGGCGCGCTGGTGCTGACCGGGGCGGGCAAGGTATTTTCTGCCGGGGCCGATCTGGACGAGGCGAAGGCCGGGCTGGCGACGAGCCCGCTCTGGGAGCGGCTTTCCCACGCCGTGGCGGAGAGCGACGCGCTCACCGTGGCCGCGCTCAACGGCACGCTGGCGGGCGGGGCCTTTGGCATGGCGCTGGCCTGCGATCTGCGGATCGCGGTGCCGGGGGCGAAGTTTTTCTATCCGGTGATGAAGCTGGGCTACCTGCCCCAGCCCTCCGATCCGGCGCGGCTGTCCGCGCTGGTGGGCCGGGGCAGGGCGAGGATGATTTTGCTGGCGGCGCAGAAGATCGGGGCCGAAGAGGCGGTGGCATGGGGGCTGGTCGACCGGCTGGTGGAGCCCGAGGCGCTGACCGGCGAGGCGGCGGCCCTATGCGCCGCGGCGATGGCGGCAGAGCCGAAGGTGCGGGCGGGCATCAAGGCGATGTGCCGGGGCATGACCGTTCCCGGCGTCACCTCCGCCGCCGGGGACCTGCCGTCTTAGGGTTGAACGCGGGCGGGCGCTTGGCGACCCATGAAATGAAGGTAGCGAGGCGGGGGTGCGCCCGGAGGGCCTCGGGGGTGGCGTAGTTGCGGGCCAG of Oceanicola sp. 502str15 contains these proteins:
- a CDS encoding branched-chain amino acid ABC transporter permease, with the translated sequence MAEFIQIIISGLAAGSIYALAAVGFTLLWQASQTINFAQGEFVMLPAFFVLVGMHVLGLSLWPAIAFGLLLSLLVLGVAFKKLIVEPMLPHGVLPLVIATIALGLLMKESVKEFYGATAQPFPPIFPQDVFQFLGANISVQDLCNLAVSMLAIGGLQLFLGRTRTGRCMQATAQNPGVAEILGVNVKRMVMYTFLINAALATIASVLISPIYLAKFSNGETLGLVAFIAAIVGGFNQIRGALVGGLLIGVIDNISALYISAQYRSAMPMLLLIAIIMLRPQGLLGTSEGRTV
- a CDS encoding branched-chain amino acid ABC transporter permease — translated: MTPLKIILGLAALAALCVAPLGQGNYIIYVLTSWLVFSITAMGLNLTLGYAGQVSLAQAAFMGIGAYITALMTLAGIPWILAALASILGAFAVGLALGYPALRVQHHFLAFVTLAFNTLLFLVLRNEEWLTGGSFGLYGMPRPTVFGISTGKNLEFYYFTLVCFLGALAVMWWILRSPWGRAFTALRENPIRAESLGLKIRRQTLLAFAIGSAFGGFAGALQTPLVQFIEPASFSLIHSLKILLIVVVGGSGYFYGPMLGAAVVILLPEVLRFTEGYYLIIYSALVIVLMVFSPDGLIGAGKKIWGRFRPKQEDRRDMEKGFQL
- a CDS encoding ABC transporter ATP-binding protein, whose amino-acid sequence is MNAPARQTTGAPVLSVHNISKQFGGIRAVNNVSFDVHKGEILGLIGPNGSGKSTLFNCILGQLRPTEGHCEINGNPTARVRPADLSLMGVGRTFQQLSVFPKMTVLDNVILAGQEHEGGMFSRLFGPGDAGLTDKARQLVEFFRLSPYIDTPAGDLSYGQQKLVDAAMAFMAGPDIVLLDEPAGGVNLTMLQHLKERLVTYNRDHGTTFVVIEHNMEFVMSLCTRIIVLAQGEIIAEGSPEEIRSNQMVIDAYLGG
- a CDS encoding ABC transporter ATP-binding protein, producing MLELKDVTGGYGRITILNKTSFKVPEASITTIIGPNGAGKSTVFKAIFGLLSIHSGQILLEGEDVTRLSPSKMIARGVTYVPQGRNVVPQLSVFHNLELGGITAKDQGKVRTRIEEVMDQFPMLREFRDRKAIELSGGQQKQLEIARALLLEPRVMLIDEPSIGLSPNLVQEVFETLIRLRDSGVTILMVEQNAKAALAMSDMGLVLELGQTRMFDKADKLLADPRVGQLFLGGHIEETA
- a CDS encoding SDR family NAD(P)-dependent oxidoreductase, translating into MSWLALEGKTVVITGAGGGIGQATARAFAAEGAVPILLDRDVDRSEALASELGSGARALACDLADPAVVAEVAADVEAGGGADVLVNCAAILRPGTLETIDPADWSAMLSVNLTGYLVASQAFGRGMLSRGHGALVHIASISASQPQPASGAYSASKAGITMMSRQLAAEWGPQGVRSNCVSPGLVETPMSAGFYADPEVKARREAIVPLRRIATPEDMADAALYLASERSSYVTGQEIVVDGGLSQVLMGLVPRPGYG
- a CDS encoding FAD-dependent oxidoreductase, with the translated sequence MEEARHCDVLVVGSGAGGLATAITARKHGLSVIVIEKEEVYGGTTAFSGGVLWIPGNRHGKASNPDDTIEAARTYMQEETGNFYDADAVEAFLAAGPEMLDWFEAQTDVKFVPTLYPDYHPTVPGGVDVGRSVLAAPYDTSSLGENLKRLRPPLGTITFMGMMFNSSNADIKHFFNATKSLKSFAYVAKRLAAHAGEVLRYGRGVQVTSGNALAARLAKSCFDLGIPIETGTPAQRLVVEEGRVAGVETPGGTIRAERGVVLACGGYAQDLARRAAAYPHLKGGGAHHSPVPEGNTGDGIRLAEEAGGSFAAEYPQPAAWMPVSRVPGKGVFPHLLDRYKPGIIAVLSDGRRFTNESESYHDVGVAMAASGEAGAWLVADRRAIRRYGLGHAKPAPLPLWLWTRTGYLKSGKTPAELARACGIDPVGLAETLNNYNPDAAEGRDPAFHRGETSFNRYLADPDHQPNPCVAPLDRGPFYAVRLEMGDLGTFDGLKTSVAGKVLDGEGQAIEGLYAVGNDRNSIMGGNYPGAGITLGPAMTFGWITGRHLAGIDMEAGV
- a CDS encoding helix-turn-helix domain-containing protein, with amino-acid sequence MDGIADLLHNSSQTRSWSERMEAAASRHIPHYFLYGGEEPDGELDLLHVEAIRNRSGQNNWSIRPHAHPDHMQVLLVTQGGGEIVMEDRRFPIPAQALVVVPSGIVHQIEFDPDTDGTVTTVALGCIEKIVAQAPNLAETLQPAVFPLTELADLSADFRRLKAEFDGAAQGRRAALVAHLTCILVAVQRLSITREDARIAASDRNYDLVTRYRELLEAHFRHEKRLDFYAGALAITPARLNAACKARAGCTASQLMHGRILVEAKRQLLYTNSSVAVVASLTGFDDPAYFNRFFTQRVGVSPGAYRKSVERPGAAERPTAPVGP
- a CDS encoding inositol monophosphatase, whose product is MLAHSTSADTTLLIEAAERAGEIAMRYFRADHRVWEKDDGAGPVTEADLAVDAMLRAHLLGARPGYGWLSEESADDAARLSCERCFIIDPIDGTRAFTAGEVSWAHSLAVAEAGRVVAAVVAMPAKKMIYAAGTGTGATRNGTPLRVTEATGPDDISIVTAKPNLAPHHWPGGLPRNARHYRPSLAYRLALVAEGRYDAMVTFRDTWEWDIAAGTLIVQEAGGTVTDRLGTPLRFNTPDRLTAGTLAANPALHGNLMARLAQ